A stretch of DNA from Acidimicrobiales bacterium:
GCCGTAAGGACGAGGCCTTCCTCGCCACCGCCGCGGCCGCGCCGCAAGGGCGGGTGCTGTGGCTGCGCGACGGGGCGACGATCCCGGTCGACGGCGACGGCGCGCTCGTCTGGGCGCCGTCGGCCCCCGCCCTCGAGGCGGGGCACACGCTCACCTTCCTCGGGGTGAACGCCGCCGGGGGCGCGCTCTTCGCCGCCTCGGTGACAGACGCCGAGGAGGCGCTCACCGACGACGGGCCGAGCTACGCCGCGATGCGCGAGGTCGGCCCCTCGCTCGCCGCCGCCGACGGCGAGGCCGCGGTCGAGGCGCTCGCCCTCTACACCTGGCACGAGCGCCACCCCTTCTGCCCCCGCTGCGGCGGCGCGACGCACCCCACCGAGGGCGGCCACGTGCGCCGCTGCGCGTCGTGCGCGAGCGACCACTTCCCGCGCAGCGACCCGGCGGTGATCATGCTCGTGAGCGACGGGGAGCGCTGCGTCCTCGGCCGCCGCATCGGCGCCGCCGAGGGGCGATGGTCGACGCTCGCCGGCTTCGTCGATGCCGGCGAGTCCCCCGAGGCGGCGGTCGCCCGCGAGGTCGAGGAGGAGGTCGGCCTGCGCGTCAGCGCGGTCCGCTACCGCGGTTCGCAGCCCTGGCCCTTCCCCTCCTCGCTGATGCTCGCCTACGAGGCGACCGCCGCCTACGCGCCCCTCGTCGGCAACGACGAGCACCACGAGGTGCGCTGGTTCACCCGCGAGGAGGTCGCCTCGGGGATGACGGGGCGCACGATGACCCTCCCCGGGCCGGTCTCGGCCGGCCACGCGCTGATCCGCAGCTGGCTCGGCTGAGTC
This window harbors:
- the nudC gene encoding NAD(+) diphosphatase → MRTTDELFQLPFSGHTLDRAGERRKDEAFLATAAAAPQGRVLWLRDGATIPVDGDGALVWAPSAPALEAGHTLTFLGVNAAGGALFAASVTDAEEALTDDGPSYAAMREVGPSLAAADGEAAVEALALYTWHERHPFCPRCGGATHPTEGGHVRRCASCASDHFPRSDPAVIMLVSDGERCVLGRRIGAAEGRWSTLAGFVDAGESPEAAVAREVEEEVGLRVSAVRYRGSQPWPFPSSLMLAYEATAAYAPLVGNDEHHEVRWFTREEVASGMTGRTMTLPGPVSAGHALIRSWLG